The Vitis riparia cultivar Riparia Gloire de Montpellier isolate 1030 chromosome 3, EGFV_Vit.rip_1.0, whole genome shotgun sequence genome includes a region encoding these proteins:
- the LOC117911541 gene encoding HVA22-like protein a, whose protein sequence is MGVMNVLKFSAACFDLLGWPLFALGYPLYSSIWVIETNSISDFRKLVTYWVLFSLISLFDQAFAKLLEWIPFWPYIKLMIICCLVMPHFDGSYYVYQHLVHPCLSMDPQVVVNWLFNESKKLSPSRENFLVAADQYIKENGAEALEKLLASKLKSTKPNVEVKEIKEPVAPEKKVEQWQCEELNVAQKEIQVEVTEIKKNGDGAKRCEGPNVAKEEIKVTKVAQRTFGGTAKWVKRTELNLGETKSTTTCAEEIAERAAGLLNSHLQGERHKATSEQLKAKNQATKTNGSPSASMENKSDQTKNNGISASSTVKRPGEQHKCASSNGLEQKNNKIRRRRR, encoded by the exons ATGGGTGTTATGAATGTTCTCAAATTCTCAGCTGCATGCTTTGATCTTCTTGGCTG GCCTCTCTTTGCACTGGGTTATCCTCT ATATTCTTCAATTTGGGTAATTGAGACTAACTCAATCTCAGACTTTCGGAAGTTGGTGACGTATTGGGTTCTATTTTCCTTGATTTCACTCTTTGATCAAGCTTTTGCCAAGCTCCTTGAATG GATACCATTCTGGCCTTACATAAAGCTGATGATCATCTGCTGCCTGGTGATGCCTCATTTTGATGGTTCATATTATGTCTATCAACACCTTGTTCATCCATGCTTGTCCATGGACCCACAAGTTGTCGTGAATTGGCTCTTCAATGAATCAAAAAAGTTGTCTCCTAGCAGAGAAAACTTTCTTGTTGCAGCAGATCAATATATTAAAGAGAATGGAGCTGAAGCTTTGGAGAAACTCCTTGCTAGTAAG TTGAAGAGCACGAAGCCTAATGTTGAAGTGAAAGAGATCAAAGAACCTGTAGCACCGGAGAAAAAAGTGGAACAG TGGCAGTGTGAAGAGCTCAATGTTGCTCAAAAGGAGATCCAAGTTGAAGTAacagagataaaaaaaaatggggatgGAGCAAAGCGG TGTGAAGGTCCTAATGTTGCTAAGGAGGAGATCAAAGTTACAAAAGTAGCACAGAGAACATTTGGTGGTACGGCAAAGTGG GTTAAACGAACAGAGTTAAATCTTGGTGAAACTAAAAGTACTACAACCTGTGCTGAGGAGATAGCAGAAAGGGCAGCTGGACTGTTGAATTCCCATCTTCAAGGGGAGAGACATAAGGCCACTTCTGAGCAGCTGAAAGCCAAAAACCAGGCAACCAAAACCAATGGTTCCCCATCTGCTTCAATGGAAAACAAATCTGATCAGACCAAAAACAATGGAATCTCAGCTTCTTCGACAGTGAAGAGACCTGGTGAGCAACACAAGTGTGCATCTAGCAATGGACTGGAGCAGAAGAATAACAAAATCAGGAGGAGAAGGCGCTAG